A section of the Actinomycetes bacterium genome encodes:
- a CDS encoding helix-turn-helix domain-containing protein yields MLLRTTEVARRLQVSARTVLAWAQAGKLPSILTPGGHRRYPVQGVEQVLATMTAAGEQRIDEDRRR; encoded by the coding sequence GTGCTCCTGCGCACCACCGAGGTCGCGCGCAGGCTGCAGGTGAGCGCCCGAACGGTGCTGGCCTGGGCACAAGCTGGGAAGCTGCCGAGCATCCTGACGCCGGGCGGCCACCGCCGGTATCCGGTCCAGGGTGTGGAACAGGTACTGGCCACCATGACCGCCGCCGGCGAGCAGCGCATCGACGAGGATCGCCGCCGCTAG
- the leuS gene encoding leucine--tRNA ligase, with translation MDAERYDPQQAEPKWSAAWEEQALYRADESDTTRPRFYALDMFPYPSGDLHMGHLEAFSGGDVIARLRRMQGNNVLHPIGWDSFGLPAENAAIKRGTHPKTWTYQNIDTQRATFRRLGISFDWSRAFNTSDPEYYRWTQWLFLRFWERGLAYRKASPVNWCPNDQTVLANEQVINGHCERCDALVEKRELTQWFFKITDYAERLLDDMAGLEGHWSDKVLTMQRNWIGRSTGAHVDFTVAETGETVRVFTTRPDTLYGATFFVLAPEHELAARLVAGGPYEQEFIAFRDRVGRETEVERLSTERDKEGVFLGVHVVNPVNGERIPVWAADYVLTDYGTGAIMAVPAHDQRDFEFARKYGLPVRVVVQPERQWDATTEEWVPAPPLDPGTMTHAMGHDGVMVNSGPYDGLPADETIQRITADLEARGLGGFAVNFRLRDWLLSRQRYWGCPIPIIHCPECGEVGVPDDQLPVLLPDDVTEFKPKGRSPLATSEAFVNVDCPSCGGPARRETDTMDTFVDSSWYFLRYTGLDPDRPFDPERVARWMPVPQYTGGIEHAILHLLYSRFFVKVLHDLGLVPFTEPFQALLNQGMVVMHGAAMSKSRGNLVEPSAIIDEHGADVARLTILFAGPFEDDVDWADVSTEGVTRWVQRVWRAVHGVQSRGKEGAPDPELVRLAHRTTKGVTDDLERFRFNTAISKLMVLTNGLTDALRQARGSAAERREAAERLVLLLAPLAPFVTEELWRVLGNSTSVHLRRWPAYDAELVRTERVTCVLQVDGKVRDRIEVAPDTGEDALRAAALDSPKVRAAMGGRPVVRVVVVPPKLVNVVTAR, from the coding sequence GTGGACGCGGAGCGGTACGACCCGCAGCAGGCCGAGCCCAAATGGTCGGCGGCCTGGGAGGAGCAGGCGCTGTACCGGGCGGACGAGAGCGACACGACCCGCCCGCGGTTCTACGCGCTCGACATGTTCCCCTACCCCTCCGGCGACCTCCACATGGGCCACCTCGAGGCGTTCTCCGGCGGCGACGTGATCGCGCGCCTGAGGCGGATGCAGGGCAACAACGTCCTCCACCCGATCGGCTGGGACTCCTTCGGCCTGCCGGCCGAGAACGCCGCCATCAAGCGCGGCACCCATCCCAAGACGTGGACCTACCAGAACATCGACACCCAGCGGGCCACCTTCCGCCGGCTCGGGATCTCGTTCGACTGGTCGCGCGCGTTCAACACCAGCGACCCGGAGTACTACCGCTGGACGCAATGGCTGTTCCTGCGCTTCTGGGAGCGCGGCCTCGCCTACCGCAAGGCCTCGCCGGTCAACTGGTGCCCCAACGACCAGACCGTGCTCGCCAACGAGCAGGTGATCAACGGCCACTGCGAGCGCTGCGACGCCCTGGTCGAGAAGCGCGAGCTGACCCAGTGGTTCTTCAAGATCACCGATTACGCCGAGCGCCTGCTCGACGACATGGCCGGGCTCGAGGGCCACTGGAGCGACAAGGTCCTCACCATGCAGCGGAACTGGATCGGGCGCTCGACAGGGGCTCACGTCGACTTCACGGTGGCCGAGACGGGCGAGACAGTGCGCGTGTTCACCACCCGCCCCGACACGCTGTACGGGGCCACCTTCTTCGTGCTCGCCCCCGAGCACGAGCTGGCCGCCCGGCTGGTCGCCGGCGGCCCCTACGAGCAGGAGTTCATCGCCTTCCGGGATCGGGTCGGGCGCGAGACCGAGGTCGAGCGGCTGTCCACCGAGCGGGACAAGGAGGGCGTGTTCCTCGGCGTGCACGTGGTCAACCCGGTCAACGGCGAGCGCATCCCGGTCTGGGCGGCCGACTACGTGCTCACCGACTACGGCACCGGCGCCATCATGGCAGTGCCAGCCCACGACCAGCGCGACTTCGAGTTCGCCCGCAAGTACGGGCTGCCCGTGCGCGTGGTCGTCCAGCCCGAGCGGCAATGGGACGCGACGACCGAGGAGTGGGTGCCGGCGCCGCCCCTGGACCCGGGCACGATGACCCACGCCATGGGCCACGACGGGGTCATGGTCAACTCCGGCCCCTACGACGGGCTCCCAGCCGACGAGACGATCCAGCGGATCACCGCCGACCTCGAAGCGCGCGGGCTCGGCGGGTTCGCGGTCAACTTCCGCCTGCGCGACTGGCTGCTCTCGCGGCAGCGCTACTGGGGCTGCCCCATCCCCATCATCCACTGCCCCGAGTGCGGCGAGGTCGGCGTCCCCGACGATCAGCTCCCCGTGCTGCTGCCCGACGACGTCACCGAGTTCAAGCCCAAGGGCCGCTCGCCGCTGGCCACCTCCGAGGCGTTCGTCAACGTGGACTGCCCCAGCTGCGGCGGCCCGGCCCGGCGCGAGACCGACACCATGGACACGTTCGTCGACTCCTCCTGGTACTTCCTCCGCTACACCGGGCTGGACCCCGACCGCCCGTTCGACCCCGAGCGGGTGGCCAGGTGGATGCCGGTGCCCCAGTACACCGGCGGGATCGAGCACGCCATCCTGCACCTGCTCTACTCCCGCTTCTTCGTGAAGGTGCTGCACGACCTCGGGCTGGTCCCCTTCACCGAGCCCTTCCAGGCCCTGCTCAACCAGGGCATGGTCGTGATGCACGGCGCCGCCATGAGCAAGTCGCGCGGCAACCTGGTCGAGCCCTCCGCCATCATCGACGAGCACGGCGCCGACGTGGCCCGCCTGACCATACTGTTCGCCGGCCCGTTCGAGGACGACGTCGACTGGGCCGACGTGTCCACCGAGGGCGTCACCCGCTGGGTCCAGCGGGTCTGGCGCGCGGTCCACGGCGTACAGTCGCGCGGAAAGGAGGGCGCGCCCGACCCGGAGCTGGTGCGGCTCGCCCACCGCACCACCAAGGGGGTCACCGACGACCTCGAGCGGTTCCGCTTCAACACCGCCATCTCCAAGCTGATGGTGCTCACCAACGGCCTGACCGACGCGCTCAGGCAGGCGCGGGGGAGCGCGGCCGAGCGGCGCGAGGCCGCCGAGCGGCTGGTGCTCCTGCTCGCCCCCCTGGCCCCGTTCGTGACTGAGGAGCTGTGGCGGGTGCTCGGCAACTCCACCTCGGTGCACCTTCGGCGCTGGCCCGCGTACGACGCCGAGCTGGTCCGCACCGAGCGCGTCACCTGCGTCCTGCAGGTCGACGGCAAGGTGCGCGACCGGATCGAGGTCGCACCCGACACCGGCGAGGACGCCCTGCGGGCGGCCGCCCTCGACTCGCCCAAGGTCAGGGCCGCCATGGGCGGCCGGCCGGTCGTCCGGGTCGTGGTCGTGCCCCCCAAGCTCGTCAACGTCGTCACCGCGAGGTGA
- a CDS encoding type II toxin-antitoxin system death-on-curing family toxin, whose protein sequence is MPTPPHDVQYLDLADYLYLAGAALDVAPEDLFHTTDLALAESALHAPAATFAGIEFYGDLVSKAAVLVIRLAKNHPLLDGNKRAAYLAMLEFLARNGRRFVAADVDQTIDMMVKIAGSAVGQDEVEDWILRQLG, encoded by the coding sequence ATGCCCACGCCGCCGCACGACGTGCAGTACCTCGACCTGGCCGACTACCTGTACCTGGCTGGGGCCGCACTGGATGTCGCGCCTGAGGATCTGTTCCACACCACCGACCTCGCCCTAGCGGAGTCCGCGCTGCACGCGCCGGCCGCGACCTTCGCAGGGATCGAGTTCTATGGCGACCTGGTGAGCAAGGCCGCGGTCTTGGTGATCCGCCTGGCCAAGAACCACCCGCTGCTCGACGGCAACAAGCGCGCGGCGTACCTGGCCATGCTCGAGTTCCTGGCGCGCAACGGACGGCGCTTCGTGGCCGCCGACGTGGACCAGACCATCGACATGATGGTCAAGATCGCTGGCAGCGCGGTTGGCCAGGACGAGGTCGAGGACTGGATCCTGCGCCAGCTCGGGTGA
- a CDS encoding ComEA family DNA-binding protein, whose translation MPTQPPFVLPPESWRTRLAGLLAGVGRQGAAVAVIALVALAGAGALWARGAARPAGPPVGANQPSLAGPDEQAGAYGAGPVGGTLPAVTPGGGAGPAGAGQTVTVDVVGRVRRSGVVRLPAGSRVLDAVQAAGGAAPGADLDAVNLARKVVDGEQIRVPARGEHPPPPAATGGGGGTSGAPAGPVDLNTATVEQLDALPGVGEVTANRIVAYRTTHLFRSVEELRQVDGIGDRRFAVLKDLVTVG comes from the coding sequence ATGCCGACCCAGCCGCCGTTCGTCCTGCCGCCGGAGTCCTGGCGCACCCGGCTCGCGGGGCTGCTCGCGGGCGTCGGGCGCCAGGGCGCCGCCGTCGCGGTCATCGCGCTGGTCGCGCTGGCCGGCGCGGGTGCCCTCTGGGCCCGCGGCGCCGCCCGCCCGGCCGGCCCCCCCGTGGGCGCGAACCAGCCGAGTCTGGCCGGCCCGGACGAGCAGGCGGGGGCGTACGGCGCCGGGCCGGTCGGCGGGACCTTGCCCGCCGTCACGCCAGGGGGCGGCGCCGGACCGGCCGGGGCCGGCCAGACCGTCACCGTGGACGTCGTCGGCCGGGTGCGGCGCTCCGGGGTGGTCCGGCTGCCCGCGGGCAGCCGGGTCCTGGACGCCGTCCAGGCCGCGGGCGGCGCGGCCCCGGGCGCCGACCTCGACGCCGTCAACCTGGCCAGGAAGGTGGTCGACGGCGAGCAGATCCGGGTCCCGGCCCGCGGCGAGCACCCACCGCCACCCGCCGCCACGGGCGGCGGGGGCGGGACCAGTGGCGCGCCCGCCGGGCCGGTCGACCTGAACACCGCTACCGTCGAGCAGCTCGACGCCCTGCCCGGCGTCGGCGAGGTGACCGCCAACCGGATCGTCGCCTACCGGACCACGCACCTGTTCCGGTCGGTCGAGGAGCTCCGCCAGGTCGACGGCATCGGCGACCGCCGCTTCGCCGTCCTCAAGGACCTGGTGACGGTCGGGTGA
- a CDS encoding ComEC/Rec2 family competence protein — protein sequence MALAVAAAAGVAAGARFELVGRPPVVAGLAVATACLAGGLLAGRRLGSASRPAGTVTARPDGATLAGRRPGLAGRPVLAGVLAFATLMCAGAAVAGARAAAVRAGVLPGLGSGTVVVDARVAEEPRATRFGGRWVVLSISRVELDGRAWRTRERAGVALDGDRTRPLAVGDRLRLRARVARARRADRLGRQPPVTLRRPVVLSVSRPAPGPLRASEAVRAAAREQAAASLPPERAGLLVGMALGDTSRIPGDLGTAFETAGLTHLVAVSGSNLAVVLAAGLGIAVLLGAGRPLLVVIGVVLIGLFVFLTRWEPSVLRAGVMAVLVLLGVATGRGPGGRRSLCLAVLLLLLADPGLFGSLGFRLSVAATAGVLWVGPPVARVLPGRLPDRVRLGIGMTLGAQAAALPVLALALGRVSPASLPANLLALPLASGPMLLGVVAAAAAPVAPAVAALACRLAGPFLAALVWVAHLAAGLPGASAELTGPARLGPAALAAALLALARRRARILDRRAAERRRRVHR from the coding sequence GTGGCGCTCGCGGTCGCCGCCGCGGCCGGGGTGGCAGCGGGCGCCCGGTTCGAGCTAGTGGGCCGCCCGCCGGTGGTCGCCGGCCTGGCGGTCGCGACGGCCTGCCTCGCCGGCGGGCTGCTCGCCGGCCGCCGCCTCGGCTCGGCGAGTCGGCCGGCCGGGACAGTGACAGCACGACCGGACGGGGCAACGCTCGCGGGCCGGCGTCCCGGCCTGGCAGGGCGGCCGGTCCTGGCCGGCGTGCTCGCGTTCGCCACCCTGATGTGCGCGGGTGCGGCCGTGGCGGGCGCCCGGGCGGCCGCGGTACGGGCGGGCGTGCTGCCGGGCCTCGGCAGCGGCACGGTGGTGGTGGACGCCCGGGTGGCCGAGGAGCCGCGTGCGACACGGTTCGGGGGCCGGTGGGTGGTGCTGTCGATCAGCCGGGTCGAGCTCGACGGGCGGGCATGGCGGACGCGTGAGCGGGCCGGGGTAGCGCTGGACGGCGACCGGACGCGCCCGCTCGCGGTCGGAGACCGGCTGCGCCTCCGGGCCCGGGTAGCGCGGGCGCGCCGGGCCGACCGGCTCGGGCGGCAGCCGCCCGTCACCCTGCGCCGTCCCGTCGTGCTGTCGGTGTCCCGGCCGGCCCCAGGACCGCTGCGGGCCAGCGAGGCGGTGCGCGCGGCAGCGCGCGAGCAGGCGGCGGCGAGCCTCCCGCCCGAGCGGGCCGGGCTCCTGGTCGGCATGGCGCTCGGCGACACCTCACGCATCCCGGGCGACCTCGGCACCGCGTTCGAGACGGCCGGGCTCACCCACCTGGTCGCGGTGAGCGGGTCCAACCTGGCCGTCGTGCTCGCGGCCGGCCTCGGGATCGCGGTCCTGCTCGGCGCGGGCCGCCCGCTGCTCGTCGTCATCGGCGTGGTGCTGATCGGCCTGTTCGTGTTCCTGACCAGATGGGAGCCAAGCGTGCTCCGGGCCGGTGTGATGGCCGTGCTCGTGCTGCTCGGGGTGGCCACCGGCCGCGGTCCGGGCGGCCGGCGCTCGCTCTGCCTGGCCGTGCTGCTCCTGCTGCTCGCCGACCCGGGCCTGTTCGGCTCGCTCGGGTTCCGGCTGTCGGTGGCGGCGACCGCCGGGGTGCTGTGGGTCGGCCCGCCGGTCGCGCGGGTCCTGCCCGGCCGGTTGCCCGACCGGGTCCGGCTCGGGATCGGCATGACGCTCGGGGCGCAGGCCGCCGCACTGCCTGTGCTCGCGCTCGCGCTTGGGCGGGTGTCGCCGGCCAGCCTGCCGGCCAACCTGCTCGCCCTGCCCCTGGCGTCCGGGCCGATGCTGCTCGGCGTGGTCGCCGCGGCCGCCGCCCCGGTCGCGCCGGCGGTGGCCGCGCTCGCCTGCCGCCTCGCCGGCCCGTTCCTGGCCGCCCTGGTCTGGGTCGCCCACCTGGCGGCCGGCCTGCCCGGCGCCTCGGCCGAGCTGACCGGCCCCGCCCGCCTGGGCCCAGCCGCGCTCGCGGCCGCCCTGCTGGCGCTCGCCCGCCGCCGGGCCCGCATCCTCGACCGCCGCGCCGCCGAGCGCCGCCGGCGGGTGCACAGGTGA
- a CDS encoding helix-turn-helix domain-containing protein, with translation MSEDVKPRRRYNATRRQAQAAQTRQDILTAAHQLFLERGYAGATLAGIAQAAGVVVETIYRAFGSKTELFKAVVRAAVAGGAARAAVPVEQRPAIQAVIAETDPHRQLARYAATQPGIHARAGPLLRVLVGAAAADADLAQVWAQLEDERLTGMTRFAQLLADRGVLRAGLSVQDARDVLWTLNSLAVHDLLVVQRHWPPERYRDWLAATLARALLPDPQPPTRPRQPRPRHPPQPNSSG, from the coding sequence ATGAGTGAGGATGTCAAGCCCCGCCGCCGCTACAACGCCACCCGCCGCCAGGCCCAGGCCGCCCAGACCCGCCAGGACATCCTGACCGCCGCCCACCAGCTGTTCCTGGAACGCGGCTACGCCGGGGCGACCCTCGCCGGCATCGCCCAAGCCGCCGGCGTGGTCGTCGAGACGATCTACCGCGCCTTCGGCAGCAAGACCGAGCTGTTCAAGGCCGTCGTCCGGGCCGCCGTCGCCGGCGGCGCCGCCCGCGCCGCGGTCCCGGTCGAGCAGCGCCCAGCCATCCAGGCCGTGATCGCCGAGACCGACCCGCACCGCCAGCTCGCGCGCTACGCCGCCACCCAACCCGGCATCCACGCGCGGGCGGGACCACTGCTGCGCGTCCTGGTCGGCGCGGCCGCCGCCGACGCCGACCTCGCCCAGGTCTGGGCCCAGCTGGAGGACGAACGCCTGACTGGGATGACCCGCTTCGCGCAGCTGCTGGCCGACCGTGGCGTCCTGCGCGCCGGCCTGTCAGTCCAGGACGCCCGCGACGTGCTGTGGACGCTCAACTCCCTGGCCGTCCACGACCTGCTCGTCGTGCAGCGCCACTGGCCACCCGAGCGCTACCGCGACTGGCTCGCCGCCACCCTCGCCCGAGCGCTCCTGCCCGACCCCCAACCGCCAACTCGACCGCGACAGCCGCGGCCCCGACACCCCCCGCAGCCGAACAGCTCCGGCTGA
- a CDS encoding ester cyclase, whose amino-acid sequence MSQDTEGIKATARRTLEEIFPNGDVAGLAEVVHPDCVNHEAPPGAPQGLDGMTQTMLWLAGAFSDRRYEIHRVIAEGDTVAVHCTFSGRHTGKFLGLAPTNRPFAFRQVHIVRFEDGKGVEHWAVRDDLALMRQLGAVPSQAG is encoded by the coding sequence ATGTCCCAAGACACCGAAGGCATCAAGGCCACGGCACGCCGGACCTTGGAGGAGATCTTCCCCAACGGCGACGTCGCCGGGCTCGCCGAGGTCGTGCACCCCGACTGTGTCAACCACGAGGCCCCACCCGGCGCGCCGCAGGGGCTGGACGGCATGACCCAGACCATGCTGTGGCTGGCGGGGGCGTTCTCCGACCGGCGCTACGAGATCCACCGGGTCATCGCCGAGGGCGACACCGTCGCCGTGCACTGCACCTTCAGCGGCCGGCACACCGGGAAGTTCCTGGGCCTGGCCCCGACCAACCGGCCCTTCGCCTTCCGCCAAGTCCACATCGTCCGCTTCGAGGACGGCAAAGGCGTCGAGCACTGGGCGGTCCGCGACGACCTCGCCCTGATGCGCCAACTCGGCGCGGTCCCGAGCCAGGCCGGCTGA
- a CDS encoding S8 family serine peptidase: MANHLLRRGMLAAAVAVFTVASFAVPGVSASTGGSGQEASYLVVLKESDQASGLRAIERAGGKVLKRDKLGIARVSSSDPAFASTLGSSGAVEEVGSDGGWQLQPLSITQAPPPVPGPQMATDCAAQYGVSVGVGPDRLSACQWDMRMINASPAGSYAVNRGAGATIGIIDTGVDFTHPDIAPNLDLGLSCSFITPGNPTAVPEEIDPTGPACQTKSATQDVFGHGTHVAGIAAAPSNGIGVAGVAPDATLVSLKVCTAAGFCFTQEVVDALIYAGDKGLDVANMSLFADPFLFNCRNQADQRAIVKAISRATRYATQHGVVVVAAAGNEATDLAHPETDELSPDFPPGAAVTRNVGNQCVVLPGELPWVATVSAIGPQGILSFYSNFGNAAVDVTAPGGSSGQAPNPFGRVLNAWGSKAPLLNTTLRRLVEDCAPVGGQTVCALYGWIQGTSMASPHAAGVAALIRAAHPGMPPLAVIARMQNTAMPKVCEEQQDPFAAPRQCTGGQGHTNFYGSGLVDALAAGQR; this comes from the coding sequence ATGGCCAACCATCTCCTGAGACGAGGGATGCTCGCCGCTGCGGTGGCGGTATTCACCGTCGCGTCGTTCGCCGTGCCGGGGGTCTCGGCTTCGACGGGAGGGTCGGGCCAAGAGGCCAGCTACCTGGTCGTGCTCAAGGAGAGCGACCAGGCGTCGGGCCTCAGGGCGATCGAGCGCGCCGGGGGCAAGGTGCTCAAGCGCGACAAGCTCGGCATCGCCCGGGTCAGCTCGAGCGACCCTGCCTTTGCGTCCACGCTTGGTTCCTCGGGAGCAGTCGAGGAGGTCGGCAGCGATGGGGGCTGGCAGCTGCAGCCGCTCAGCATCACCCAGGCCCCGCCCCCGGTTCCCGGGCCCCAGATGGCCACCGACTGCGCGGCCCAGTACGGGGTCTCGGTGGGCGTGGGGCCCGACCGGCTGTCGGCCTGCCAGTGGGACATGCGCATGATCAACGCAAGCCCCGCTGGCTCCTACGCGGTGAACCGGGGCGCGGGCGCCACCATCGGGATCATCGACACCGGGGTGGACTTCACCCACCCGGACATCGCCCCCAACCTCGACCTAGGCCTGTCCTGCTCGTTCATCACGCCTGGCAACCCCACGGCCGTGCCGGAGGAGATCGACCCGACCGGTCCGGCCTGCCAGACGAAGTCCGCCACCCAGGACGTCTTCGGCCACGGCACCCACGTGGCGGGCATCGCCGCGGCGCCGAGCAACGGGATCGGGGTGGCCGGGGTCGCGCCGGACGCCACCCTGGTCAGCCTCAAGGTCTGCACCGCAGCGGGCTTCTGCTTCACCCAGGAGGTGGTGGACGCCCTCATCTACGCCGGCGACAAGGGCCTTGACGTCGCCAACATGAGCCTGTTCGCCGACCCCTTCCTGTTCAACTGCCGCAACCAGGCCGACCAGCGCGCGATCGTGAAGGCCATCTCCCGCGCCACCAGGTACGCCACCCAGCATGGCGTGGTGGTGGTGGCCGCGGCCGGCAACGAGGCCACCGATCTGGCCCACCCGGAGACCGACGAGCTCAGCCCCGACTTCCCGCCCGGCGCGGCGGTCACCCGGAACGTCGGCAACCAGTGCGTCGTGCTGCCCGGGGAGCTGCCCTGGGTGGCCACAGTCTCGGCGATCGGACCCCAGGGCATCCTGTCGTTCTACTCCAACTTCGGCAACGCCGCGGTGGACGTGACGGCGCCGGGCGGCTCCTCCGGGCAGGCCCCCAACCCCTTCGGGCGGGTGCTGAACGCCTGGGGCTCCAAGGCGCCGCTGCTCAACACCACGCTGCGGCGGCTGGTGGAGGACTGCGCACCGGTCGGCGGCCAGACCGTCTGCGCCCTGTACGGCTGGATCCAAGGCACGTCCATGGCCTCACCGCACGCGGCGGGTGTGGCCGCCCTGATCCGCGCGGCCCATCCCGGCATGCCGCCGTTGGCGGTGATCGCCCGCATGCAGAACACGGCCATGCCGAAGGTCTGTGAGGAGCAGCAGGATCCCTTCGCCGCGCCCAGGCAGTGCACCGGCGGCCAGGGCCACACCAACTTCTACGGCAGCGGACTGGTGGACGCCCTGGCAGCAGGGCAGCGGTAG
- the holA gene encoding DNA polymerase III subunit delta — protein sequence MPSRQGLAPVTVVLGEEELLAERAVADAVGAAVGELGPETTVEEVRAGALPDGFAMDLATASLFGGGRVVVIHDAEALDATARSAVLGAARDPSPGTVLVLRAAGVGRQAKFFKEVQQHAAVKLADRLKPSERTSWLRSEVRRLGRQADQAALAALVDTVGQDLRELAGAVAKLHVAVPPPAPLTAAHVAEFLSQTADRGVFELTDAVFAGDAATALGHLDSLLGQGEDALGLLGMLARQLRLLLRVADHPGAPASQVAQLLGPGTRDWQVERARRQARKFRPEDLRRGMDVIAEADAEVRNGSLPPRLLLELVVTRLAAAGARR from the coding sequence ATGCCGTCACGTCAGGGGCTCGCCCCGGTCACCGTCGTCCTCGGGGAGGAGGAGCTGCTGGCCGAGCGCGCGGTCGCCGACGCGGTGGGCGCCGCGGTCGGCGAGCTCGGGCCGGAGACCACGGTCGAGGAGGTGCGCGCCGGCGCCCTGCCCGACGGGTTCGCCATGGACCTGGCCACCGCGTCGCTGTTCGGCGGGGGCCGGGTGGTCGTGATCCACGACGCCGAGGCCCTGGACGCCACGGCGCGGTCGGCCGTGCTCGGCGCGGCCAGGGACCCGAGCCCGGGCACCGTGCTGGTGCTGCGGGCGGCCGGCGTCGGCCGCCAGGCCAAGTTCTTCAAGGAGGTGCAGCAGCACGCCGCCGTCAAGCTGGCCGACCGGCTCAAGCCGTCGGAGCGGACGAGCTGGCTGCGGTCGGAGGTGCGCCGGCTCGGCCGCCAGGCCGACCAGGCGGCGCTCGCCGCGCTCGTCGACACCGTCGGCCAGGACCTGCGCGAGCTGGCCGGTGCCGTGGCCAAGCTGCACGTGGCCGTCCCCCCGCCGGCCCCGCTGACCGCGGCGCACGTGGCCGAGTTCCTGAGCCAGACCGCCGACCGGGGCGTGTTCGAGCTGACCGACGCGGTCTTCGCCGGGGACGCCGCCACCGCCCTCGGGCACCTGGACTCCCTGCTGGGCCAGGGCGAGGACGCGCTCGGGCTGCTCGGGATGCTCGCCCGCCAGCTCCGCCTGCTGCTCAGGGTGGCCGACCACCCGGGCGCGCCCGCGAGCCAGGTCGCCCAGCTCCTCGGCCCCGGCACCCGGGACTGGCAGGTCGAGCGGGCCCGGCGCCAGGCCAGGAAGTTCCGGCCCGAGGACCTGCGCCGGGGCATGGACGTGATCGCCGAGGCCGACGCCGAGGTGCGCAACGGCAGCCTGCCGCCCCGCCTGCTCCTTGAGCTGGTGG